In Leishmania panamensis strain MHOM/PA/94/PSC-1 chromosome 6 sequence, the following proteins share a genomic window:
- a CDS encoding protein disulfide isomerase (TriTrypDB/GeneDB-style sysID: LpmP.06.1030): MSLFRKAFAVVLAVAFVVLFAEAEMVELNPANFHKIVKDPSKNVFVMFYAPWCGHCNNMKPVWLELADNYPISEDIIIARIDASAHRGIAKEFGISGFPTLKFFPKRDKSGANQYSGPRELSAFRSYVAANRQ, translated from the coding sequence ATGTCGCTCTTCAGGAAGGCTTTCGCTGTTGTGTTGGCTGTCGCCTTCGTTGTGCTCTTCGCTGAGGCGGAGATGGTGGAGCTCAACCCGGCAAACTTCCACAAAATTGTGAAGGACCCCTCGAAGAATGTATTCGTCATGTTCTACGCCCCGTGGTGTGGCCACTGCAACAACATGAAGCCCGTGTGGTTGGAGCTGGCGGACAACTACCCCATCTCGGAGGACATCATCATTGCCCGCATCGATGCCAGTGCCCACCGCGGAATCGCGAAGGAGTTCGGCATCAGTGGATTCCCAACCCTCAAGTTCTTCCCCAAGAGGGACAAGTCGGGTGCGAACCAGTACAGCGGCCCGCGCGAGCTCTCCGCCTTCCGGTCATACGTAGCGGCCAACAGGCAGTAA